A stretch of the Medicago truncatula cultivar Jemalong A17 chromosome 5, MtrunA17r5.0-ANR, whole genome shotgun sequence genome encodes the following:
- the LOC11426854 gene encoding F-box/FBD/LRR-repeat protein At3g14710, giving the protein MGSCLSTNKTVKEDIFDIKLPKSIITHILSFLPTKDAVRTSILSKSWEHRWTSLTKLSLHDHYDSSSTPKCTSFRRTCNSDKQFQRIQNFVRFVTKALVVTDGLSMQTFSLFLYSFRVDNVPAKVICFENLKHLKLCGIHFKATSPESSRYINLRFPLLTKLEAKNCGWFVDAYRVFVIAPQVQSISIENYVDLPFRHSRSYVYFTSSSDLKEFNYYGYGIPQHILMTSPCHASTKIILHERASYATHLLDSHVSLLLGQFSHAKSIKFEVLKLFNMRLESVCVFPMLAHLDVGLLSVDILLALLEKTPVLKTLGIPKFEEELLSSAVVPGSLASLHVVKFEEVNGDNHEIFLAKFFVKNVMILEKMCFSLASQIPDKDEVMEEFKEKLSSFHNFNPHVVEFSYA; this is encoded by the exons ATGGGGTCATGTTTATCTACCAACAAAACTGTTAAAGAAGACATTTTCGACATTAAGTTACCCAAATCGATAATAACTcacattctctcttttctcccaACCAAAGACGCTGTTCGCACTTCTATCTTATCTAAGAGTTGGGAACACCGCTGGACTTCACTCACCAAACTCTCTTTACACGATCATTATGATTCTTCTTCAACTCCCAAGTGTACTTCATTTCGAAGAACATGCAACTCCGATAAACAATTTCAAAGAATACAAAACTTTGTTAGGTTTGTTACCAAAGCACTTGTTGTTACTGATGGTTTAAGCATGCAAACCTTTTCTCTTTTCCTATATA GTTTCCGCGTTGATAATGTTCCAGCCAaagttatttgttttgaaaaccTAAAACATCTCAAGTTGTGTGGAATCCACTTTAAAGCTACTTCACCGGAATCCTCGCGTTATATTAATCTTAGATTCCCACTCCTAACCAAACTTGAGGCCAAAAATTGCGGTTGGTTTGTTGATGCATATCGTGTCTTTGTAATTGCGCCTCAAGTTCAAAGCATTTCCATTGAGAATTACGTTGATTTGCCTTTTAGACATAGCAGATCTTATGTCTATTTCACCAGTTCTTCTGATCTAAAAGAATTCAACTATTATGGTTATGGTATACCACAACACATTTTAATGACGTCCCCATGCCATGCTTCTACTAAAATCATTTTACATGAGAGGGCAAGCTATGCAACTCATCTGTTAGATTCCCATGTTTCTTTACTTCTCGGACAATTCAGTCACGCGAAGTCTATCAAATTCGAG GTTCTGAAACTTTTTAATATGCGACTAGAAAGTGTATGTGTATTTCCAATGTTGGCCCATTTGGATGTTGGCTTACTTAGTGTTGATATTCTGTTAGCCTTGCTTGAAAAGACACCGGTTCTCAAGACACTA GGAATACCTAAATTTGAGGAAGAACTTTTGAGTTCTGCCGTGGTGCCCGGTAGTTTGGCTTCTCTCCATGTTGTGAAATTTGAAGAAGTTAATGGAGACAATCATGAGATATTTTTAGCTAAATTCTTTGTGAAAAATGTTATGATCTTGGAGAAGATGTGTTTCTCTCTTGCTAGTCAAATCCCGGACAAAGATGAGGTTATGGAAGAATTTAAGGAGAAGTTGTCCTCATTTCATAATTTCAATCctcatgttgttgaattttcatATGCTTAG